Part of the Pseudomonadota bacterium genome is shown below.
GACCACCTGCTGCATCATCACCGCCTCCGGCACCTCCGGCGTGAGCGTACCGGGCCAGACACGGTTGTAGTCGGGCTGGCCATCGAGCCGGCGCAGGCCCTGACTGGCGGCCGCGACATTGCCGATGAACAGCGACAGTGCGCGCGGCAGCCCGCCGGCGGCGTATTTCTGCAGCAGCGACTGCACCGCGTAGAAACCGGTGCTCTCGTTGCCGTGCAGCAGGACGCTGACGAACAGCGGTTCGGGATGCCGCCCGGGCAGGTGCAGCAGGGTCGGCGCGCCGAGCAGCGCCTGCAGCCCCTCGACCCGGGCCTCCAGCAGGCCGGCAGGCAGGGCCTGGATTTCGTTCAGCATGTGGTGATTCCGATGTTGCGCGGTGAACGTCAATTGCAGCAGCAATCGGCGCCTGCCGCAACCCTGCCCGGTTTACTCCCCGCCCCCCCGCGCCCGGGATGTCACGGGACAGCCGCTAGACGTCGGGCCATTCATGCACCGCGTTGCCGCTGTCCTGGTGCGCCCGGTAGGCCTGGGTCATGGCCTGCAGGTCGCGCCCGCAGCGCTCGGCACTGGCGCGCTGCCAGGCGGCACCGGTGCGGCCGCTCGCCACGCGCGCCGCGATGATACCCAGGTACCGCTCGATCTCGGCAGCGTCGATCTCGAGCCGCTGCAGGCCGGCGCGCGCCATGGGCAGCAACTCCCCGCTGACCAGCGCCTGCAGCGAGCCGCGGGCACCGTCGAACCACTGCACCTGCGCCTCCAGACCGCGCTGGGCGGCGGCGTAGAAATTGTCGCGCGCGAGCGCGAACGGCAGTCGCTGCTCGGGCGGTGTTGCCGCCGTCAGCAGCGTCTGCATGAGACCGTTGAAGAATGCCGCGTTGGCGATCATGTCGACGATGGTCGGGCCGGCCGGTATCACGCGGTGCTCGATCCGCAGATGCGGCATGCCGTCGTAGTCGAAGCCGATCAGGGGCCGGTTCCAGCGCCAGATGGTACCGTTGTGCAGGCGCACATGCGCCATCTGTTCGAGTCCGTCCCGGTAGTGTATCGGCAGCATGACCGGGTAGTGCTGCGCGTTCTCGCTGAAGCATTCCATGAGCGATTCGCGCGCGTAACCGGATCCGAAGGTCACGCGCCGCAGCGGGCCGTGGCTGGCCCCGGCCAGTCCGCCGACCGCCACCGACTGTTCGAACAGTGGCACGCGGGTTTCCTCCCAGAGCGCGTGGCCGAACAGGAACGGCGAGTTCGCGCACACCGCCACCAGCGGCGCCGCAGCGATGATACTCGCGTTGTAGGCGCGCACCGCGTGCTGCGGACGCACCTTCAGGTGCAGCTGGAACGAGGTGGTCGCGGCCTCCATCATCACGCTGTGATGCACGGCCTTCAGGTGCTCGCGGCCGTTGATGTCGAGGCGCAGCGGTTCGCCCCCGCGCAGGCGCAGCACCTGCTCGTTGAGGGCGCGGTAGCGCTTGAGGTCGGACATGTTCTCCGGGCACAGCTCGCTTTCCTGCACCGTCGGCAGGATGCCGATCATGACCAGGCCGGCGCCGAGTTCCTGCGCGACGCGCCGGCACTGCTGCCAGGTCGCGCCGAGACTGGCCTCGAAACGGCTGAACGCGGCGCCCCACAAATGCTGCGGATGGTCGTTGAGCTCGACGTTGAAGCGCGCCAGTTCGGGCACCACCATGGGATTGCCGAGACGCTTGAGAAAGACCTCGTTGACCGGTGCGGGCCGGCCGCCGGCGTCGACCAGCCAGGCCTCGAGCTCGAAGCCGCCCATGCGGTCGCGCGCGGAGAAGTTGCCCGCGCGGAACCACTCGGCGAGCAGCGCCGTCTCCGCCTGCAGGCGTTCGTCGAATGCCGCGAAATCCGCGGCATCGAACTGGATGACCTCGATCTCCTGACCCATGTGCGGTTAGCGGCGCCGGGCGGAGCCGGCTTGATCGTCACTCATGCGCCGTCGACTGGCGCCGGCCGACCAGCGCGTTGAGGGTCTCGAGCCGCTGCGGGGTCCCGATGTCGTACCACTGGCCGCTGTAGTGTTCGCCCGTGACCAGGCCCGCGTCCATGGCCCGGCGCAGCAGCGGAGCCAGCGGGAAGGCGCCCGGCGTGCAGTCCTCGAACAGCGCCGGCCGGTAGACACCGATGCCGCTGAAGGTCAGCATGGCGCTACCGTGCTGCCCGATGCGACCGTCTGCGAGCGCGAAGTCCCCGGCCGGGTGCTGCGGCGGGTTGTCCACCAGGACCAGGTGCGCGAGCCCGGTTAGCCCGTGCGGCAGGCGCGCGAAATCGAAGTCGGTCCAGACATCGGCGTTGACCACCACGAACGGCGCCGGCCCCAGCAGCGGCAGCGCCTTGAATATCCCGCCGCCGGTTTCCAGCGCCCCACCGGTCTCGGCCGAGTACGTGATGCCGACGCCGTAGCGGCTGCCGTCGCCCAGCGCCGCCAGGATCTGCGCGCCGAGGTGGGCGTGGTTGACCACCAGCTCGACGATACCGGCGCGCGCCAGGGCGCGGATGTGATGCTCGATCAGGGACTGCCCGCCGACACGCAGCAGCGCCTTGGGCGTGGCGTCGGTCAGCGGCCGCATGCGCTCGCCGCGGCCGGCCGCGAGGATCATCGCCTTCATGGCCTGGCTCAGGGCAGCCAGCCCTGCAGGTGCTGTCCGACCAGTTGCGCCAGGAAGTCGATGTGCGCGGGGCGGTCGTTGAGGCAGGGGATGTAACGGTATTCGGCGCCGCCGGCCTCCAGGAAGACGTCGCGGTTTTCCAGCGCGATCTCCTCCAGCGTCTCCAGGCAGTCGGCACTGAAGCCGGGGCACAGCACCTGCACGCGCTTCACGCCCTGCTTGCCCAGCATCTCCAGCGTCTGGTCGGTGTAGGGCTTGAGCCAGTCCTTCGGCCCGAGCCGCGACTGGAAGCTGAACTGCCACTGTCCCGATTCGAGCCCCAGCGCCTGCGCCAGCCGCAGCGCGGTCAGCTCGCACTGGCAGGGGTAGGGATCCCCCTTGTCGGCGTATTCCTGCGGAATGCCGTGGAACGACAGCAGCAGCTTGTCCGGCACGCCGTGCTCGGCCTGGAACTCGCGCACGCTCCCGGCCAGGGCCGCGATGTAGGCGGGGTGCGCATGGTAGTCGCCGATGAAGCGCAGTTCCGGTACCGCGCGCCAGCGCTGCAGTTCCTTGGTCACGGCATCGAAGATCGCCGCCCCCGAGGTCGCCGAGTACTGCGGATAGAGCGGCAGCACCAGCACGCGCCGCACGCCCGCCGCGCGCAGTTCGGCCAGGCCGGCGGGGATCGAGGGATTGCCGTAGCACATGGCGAGCGCGACCCGGACCGGCACGCCCAGGCGCGCGTCCAGCGCCTGTTGCAGCGCCGCATGCTGACGGCGCGAGATCACCAGCAGCGGCGAACCCGCGTCGGTCCAGACCTTCGCGTAGGCGCGCGCAGAGCGCCGCGGCCGGGTGTTGAGGATGATCAGGTTCAGCACCGCCCACCACAGCGGCCGGGGCAGCTCGACCACGCGCGGATCCCACAGGAACTGCTTCAGGTAGCGGCGCACGTCGCGCGGCGCCGGCGAGTCGGGGGTGCCGAGGTTGGCCAGCAGTACGCCGAGCTCGGCCTGGTCCGGGTTCTGCATGCGCGAATCACTCCTGCCTGTTCAGTGCCTGTTCCAGCGTGGCCGCCGTGACCGGCAGCGGCAGCACGGCATGCAGCGGGAACAATGCCGCCAGCCGCTCCACGTACTGCAGTTCGTTGCGCGCCACCAGCACGATGATACGGGCATCCGGTGAATATTTCTGCAGGCTGTACAGGAACACGTCGAGAGTGCTGACGTTCACCCCGGCGTAGTTGTTGCCGGAGCCGTACATGAATTCCGCCACCACCACCGCCGGCGCCGTCGCCTTGAGCGCGCCGATGGCCTTGCGCATGGAACCGAAGCGCAGCTCGCTGTAGCCCAGGCGGGCGTACAGTGCCGACCAGTCGCGGTGCGCGGGCGATTCGATGATCGAGTACAGGACCGGCGCTGCCATGGCGGGGAGTATATCCGACTCCCGCGCACCGGATCCCCGCGCCGGTGCGGCCACCGGCGCCGCCGGCCCGGATGTGCGGACGCGGTCCGCTGCTACAGCGCCGCGCCCGCCGGCCAGATCTGCATGCCGAGCCAGAGGAAACCGCACGCCAGCACGCCGCAGCCGAGCACCGACAGCAGCAGCACCGGCTGCATGCCATGCGCGAGCAGCCGGTTGATGCCGACACCGGCACCGATCGCGGTCAGGAAGAAGCCGAATTCGGCGACGATCAGCAGCGTCAGCACCGGAAAGCGGTAGGCCTCGGCGGGGCCCAGCGCCCCGGCACCGATCAGGCCGAACGCGACCAGCAGCCCCAGGCCCAGGGCCAGCCAGGGAAACGGCAGCTCAGTCATACGCCGCGCCCCGCGCGAAGACACGCAACTGGCGATCGTGGAAGCGGCCCAGCGTCAGCAGGGAGAGCAGCGCGCCGGTCAGCGCCCAGGCCATGTCGGACTGCGTGTCCCAGACGTAGCCCTGGGTCCCGAGGAACGACTCCGCCGCCTCCGCCGACAGCAGCGCGACCCACCACTCGACCAGTTCGTAGAACGCGCTGAATGCCAGGCAGAAGCAGACCACCAGGAAATTCAGCCAGGCGCGGCCGCGCACCACGTCCTTGCGCAGCAGGATCTCGCGTGCGAGCAGCGCCGGCACGAAACCCTGGGCGAAATGGCCGAGCTTGTCGTAATTGTTGCGGCCGAGTTCGAATACCGTGCTGATCCAGTCGAACAGCGGCACCTTCGCGTAGGTGTAATGGCCGCCCGCCATGAGAATGACGCAGTGCCCGAGAATCAGCGCGTAGGCCAGCCCGGTCAGCGGGAAGCGGCGCCGGGTCAGCAGCAGGATACCGACGCCGATCAGCGCGGGGACGACTTCCAGGAACCAGGTGTAGTAATCCGCCGGCCGGATGGCCGACCAGACCAGCACCAGGGTGTAGACGGAAAGCCAGGGTAGCGACATGACGGGACGGACGTGGGGTGACGCCGCAACTGTAAGCCAGCACACCGGCGGCTGACAAGCCGCCGGTGTGCCTATCCCAGCAGGGGACGGAAGAACGCCGCGCCGAACGCCACCGCATCGGGCAGGTCGAAGATGCTGATGTGATCCGGATCCTCCGCGCGCCAGGCCGCGGCCGTCGCACCATCCCGCAGGAACACCATCTCCAGGCACAGGCTTTGCGCCGCGCAGCCGGAGGTGGCCTGCCAGCGAATCCCGAGCCAGGGCGCGGGCGGCTGCGCCGTCAGCACGTCCGCGCCGCGCATGTGGATCGCGATAGCCTGGCCGCTGACGTGGCAGCGCGAGTCGATACGGGTCTCGACCCCGAACATGGGCGCGACCGAGAGCGCATCCAGCGCGCACATGGCATGCACGGTATGCCCCCCGACCTGCACCCGGTGCACGCGCGCCTCGGTTGTGAACGGATAGGCGCCCGTGACCCCGCCGCCCGCCGTGTCCAGCACGACGAGATCGTCCCCGGCCAGGCGCGCGAGCGCGGCATCCACGTCCCCGATGTCGGGCCGGGCCGCGATCTCGGCGCGTGTGGGCGGCAACCCGCGTTCGGCGAACCCGCGCAGGATGTCCCGGTGCAGGGACTGCAGCGCCGGCGCGAGCGCGGTCTGGTGTGCCGCCAGCGGCAGCAGGCTGTTCAGTTGTGCGAGTGCGGTGGTCACGCTCATGGCTACGCCTGCCGGTGGTTGACGGGATGGAAGCGGCAGAATACAGCAGCGTTACACAATATGCTAATTAGCTAATAATTCAATTCATACAGAATGATAGGTGACCGATAAGGGCGTGTCGGCCAAGGCGTCACCGATAGGAGACAGCGGCGCGCAGGCAGATGCCGGCAAATCCCGGCGCAGCGGACCCGGGCTGTCACCTGGCTACGACAGGGGTCTCGCCAGCAACATCGCAACCGGCGCGGTCGCTGTGGAAGTTTTACAGGCATCTCACGCAGTTAACATACTGCGGCGCAGTTGGCCCGGTCCTTGCTTTTACCCGGACGCGCACCCAGCGAGATCACGACCGTCACAGGAGCCAGGCATGAATCGACACGCCATCGCCGCGGCCTGCATCGCCTGGACCAGCTGCGCCGGCAGTGGCCACGCGCTCGGTGCGCTGCGTTTCAGCGATCTGGACGTGAACCGCGACAATGCCCTGACCCGGGCCGAGGCCGGCCTGCTGCCCGAGGTTACCGCGCGCTGGGACCAGTTGGATCGCGACGGTGACGGCCGGCTCAATCGCGGCGAGTACGCCGCCTGCAGTAGGCCCGCGCCGGCCGCGGGCCAGCGGGACTGAGCCGTCGGATTTACCTCCCTACCATTGAACATGGACTCAATGGCGCGTGCTTCCCCTGCACGCATTCCAACACGGAGGTCCTCGGGGTGACGGTCGTTGACAGCCGTCACCCCTTTTTTTTGCTCACCCCCGCTGCGGCAGACGATCGAGCAGCGCCCGCCGCGTGCGCCAGTCGGGCAGGAAGCGGTCCATCAGGGCATGGAAGCGCGCGTTGTGCAGCCGCTCCAGCAGGTGCATCAGCTCGTGCACCACGACATATTCCAGGCATGCGGGCGCGGCCCTGGCCAGTTCCAGGTTCAGCCAGATGCGACGCGCGCGCGGATTGCAGCTGCCCCAGCGCGTCCGCATGCGCTTCACGCCGAATGCCTGCACCTGCACGCCCAGCCGCGCCTGGTGCCGGTCGATCAGGTCCGGCAACGCCGCCTTGAGATAGCCGCGATACCAGTCCTCGAGGACGGCGCGGCGTTCGTCGCGGGTACTGCCCGCGCGCATGTGCAGCACCAGGGCGTCGGCGTCGCATTCGACCCGCTCCGGCCCGTTCGCCTCCGCGACCCCGAGGCGGTAGGGCCGTCCCGCGAACCAGTGGTGTTCTCCGGTCTGGTAGTCGCTGGCGGGCACGTCGTGCGCGAGGGTCAGCCGGGCCCGGTGCCGGCGGATCCACGCCAGCCGCTCGTTCAGGAATGCCTGGATCGCCGCCGGCGCCAGCAGCACGGGCGCCGCCAGCCTGACCCGGCCATGCGGCGGCCGGACACTGAGCCGCAGCGTCCGGATGTCCTTGCGGACCAGCTCGACCTCGATATCGTCCGCCAGCAGCAGGCGGGTGGGCTGTGCCGCGCGGCCACCCCGAGTGCGCTGCGGTGCCGGCACCGCCCTCAGTCCTGCGGCGCCTTCAGCTTGCAGTCCGGAAACAGGCCGGGATCGCTGTCGACACCCTGGCAGCGGCTGCTGGTATAGGTGGTCAGGCTGCGGCTGCTGCTGTCTTCGCGCTCCTGCGCCTCCATCTGCAGCAGCTGCCGGGCGAGGTCGCAGGGTTCCGTATTGGCACACTCGTCCTTGCGCCCGCAGACGCGGCGCACCAGCTTCTCGCAGGGCGAAAAGCCGACGATTTGCTCGACCTGCCAGTGCTCCCCTTCCTCGGCAGCGGGCGCCTGCCGCGCGCCCAGCTCGGTTACGTTGGGGACGACCACACCCTGGCGGATGATGAGGATGGAGCCGTCGTCCATGCGGTGGGTCCCGTCCCAGAGCGGGGCCGAGACGCCGTTGCGGGTGACGGTGGCGCGGTTGGTGCCCGGATCCACGGTCACCGTCCCCCCGCCCGGCATGCCGTAGGTGCCGTCGGCGGCGTGCACGGCGGCGGTTGGCAGGAACGAAAGGAGCGCGAACAGCAGTGTGAGGTATTTCATGGGCGTGTGAACCATGCAGGAATGATCAGACATGACTATAGTCGGCCCGGCGCCGTCCCGGTACCCCGCCGACCGCATGGCGGCACCATCGCATGATCTGCCCGCTCCGCCCATGATCCGGGTCAAGCCGGCGCCGGAATCCCCTGCCGGCATCCAGGCGCCGGTCAGCCCTGCCCGGGCGCCGCGGGCGGGGCATAGCGCAGGATCGCGTAACCGACCAGCGCCGAGATCACCGAGCCGGCCAGGATGCCGAGCCGGTCGTCGACGGCGATGCCCGTGCCGCCCTGCTCGAACGCCAGCGAGCTGATGAACAGGCTCATGGTGAACCCGATGCCGCACAGCGCCGCCACCCCGTACAGCTGCAGCCAGCCGGCGCCCGCCGGCAGCCGGGCGATACCGGCCCTGATGGCCAGCCAGGACAGGCCGAAGACGCCGAGCTGCTTGCCGAGGAAGAGGCCGGCCGTGATGCCGAGCGGCACCGGGTGCAGCAGCGCGTCCAGCGTCAGCATCTCGAACGAGATCCCCGCGTTCGCGAACGCGAACAGCGGCAGGATGCCGTACACCACGGTCGGGTGCAGGTCGTGCTCCAGCTGCTGCAGCTGGGTGTGCTGCGCGCCGGCCTCGCGCGCATTGGGTATGAACAGCGCGGTCAGGACACCGGCCAGGGTCGCATGCACCCCCGACTTGAGTACGGCCGCCCACAGCACCAGGCCGACCAGGAGATAGGGAACCAGCGCGAGCACCCCGCGGCGGTTGAGCAGGAACAGCACGGCCAGCGCCGCCACGGCGACCAGCAGCGAGCTCACCGACAGGTTGTCGGTGTAGAACAGCGCGATGATCACGATGGCGCCGAGGTCGTCGACGATGGCCAGCGTCATCAGGAACAGCTTGAGCGTGCGCGGCACGCGCGAGCCGAGCACCGCGAGCACCCCGAGCGCGAAGGCGATATCGGTGGCCGCCGGGATGGCCCAGCCCTTCATGGCCGCCGCATCGCCCCAGTTCATCGCCGCGTAGATGGCGGCGGGCACGGCCATGCCGCCGACCGCCGCGATCATGGGCAGCACCACGCGGGCGGGCTCGGACAGCTCGCCGTCGAGGATCTCGCGCTTCACTTCCAGGCAGATCAGGAAGAAGAAGATCGCCCGCAGGCCGTCGTTGATCCACAGCAGCAGCGGCTTGGCGATCTCGAAGGCGCCGACGCGGATCTCCACCGGGGTGTTCAGCAGGGCGTCGTAGAGTGAGCTGGCCGGTGAATTCACCACCACCATGGCCAGTATCGCGGCCAGCAGCAGCAGGATGCCGCTGGCGGCCTCGAGCCGGAGAAACTCGGTCAGTGCCTTGAGCATGAGGATGTTCCCGATCCTGTGGGTTGCCGGAGTGCAGGCACCGATGATAGAGGATCCACGCGCGCGAGGCGAACCGCGGGCACGGTGCAGGCCGTGCGCATACTGCTAGCGGCCGCCCGCCATCCGCCGCCAGGCGGTCAGCGCGATCAGCAGCAGGCAGGCCACCCCGATGACGGCCGGATACAGCACCGTCGTCAGCGAGTAGCGTTCCAGCGCCAGGATGACGAGGCCGTTGCGGAGCGCGAACAGCGCGAAGAAGGTGAGCGACTCACTGCCGGGCTGAACGTAGGCCTTGCGCACCGTCGGCCCGAAGCCGAGCACATCGACCAGCGTGAGCACGGCGACGGCCCAGAGCGGATCGGCGGTCAGGTACCACAGCGGCAGGGCCGCGAGCGCCGCGCCGAAGAACAGCCGGTCGGCCACGGTGATCGTGACATCGGCGCGCCTGATCCAGGCCAGCAGCGCGATCTGCAGCGTGACGATGCCCGACACCCCGATCGGCCAGACGCCGATACCCCCGCCGCCCGCCAGTTGCGCGAGAAAGACCAGACACGTGGTGATGCCCCAGATGAGCCACGAGAACACATGCGGCCGGGTCGTGCCCGCGAGGATCGAGCGGATGTAGGGGAAGAACGCGATCAGGGTCAGCGCGATGGCGACGGCACTGAGCGTTCCCCGGACTGACACGGTCGCGCCGCCGTCAGCGCGGCGTCCGGCCGGCCCGCAGCGGGCGGCGCTCAGACAAAACCGCGGACCAGGTAGATGCCCAGCACGATCCCCAGGACCCCGACCAGCAGGTTCACGATCATGCCGACCCTGAGCTGGTACCCCGCCGGGATCTCGGCCGGCCGCAGCGTCTGCAGCACCTTGCGGTGCTGCCAGGAGGAAAACAGCGCGATGACCGCGGCCAGCAGCACGAATGCCACCCCGACGAAAAAGGAGAAGTGGCGCTGGAACTGCCGGATGTCCTCGTGCCCGAGGATGACGAGAAACAGGCCGAAGCGCTCGACCAGGAATCCGAACGCCATCAACGAGACACTGGTCCGGTTCCATGCCAGCAGCGTCCGCTCCGCCGCGAACAGCACCCTGGGATCATTCAGGCTCGACATACCGTGTATTCCTGCGCCCGGCGCGAACCGACCGCACCGCGCCATCAACCTGCCTGTCGGCAGCGACGCCTCGGGATGCCGGCGACCTGCCACCTCGGCACACCCTAACACGGCAGCACCGGATGATACATGCCCGCCCGGCCCCGGCGAGCTGCTTCAAACGCAGCCGCGCAGTCGTGCCGCCAGCCCCGGGGAAAGGAACGTGGTGACCAGCACGGCGGGCCAGAGATTGCAGCCCCGGAAGATGTATGCGCCGAGCAGATCCGCCCACGTCCTGTGCAGCACGAGATACCCGAAGCCGATCTCGAACGCCAGCGTCAGCAACAGCCAGAACAGACCGACCCGCAACCATTGGGCGGCGCTCAACGCGCCGTACCCGGGCGCGGCAAGCCACGCCACGAGGAATATGCCGACCCCGAGCATGACCCCGCTGCCGACCAGGCCGGCGCAAGCGCCGAGGACCGGCACGAGCAGTCGCTCCCTGAGCAGGCCGTTCAGGATGGCCAGCACGAGGATGGCCAGCCACAGCGACGCGGCCCTTGCCCAGACCGATGGCTTCATATCAGGCCCGCCCTCGTATGGGCTGGAGCGTGTTCATTGCCCGAGCTACGGCAGCCGTCACCGTGGCTGGCACCGCCGACAGGGATCTGGCAGCCGATGACCGGCCCTGGATGGCGCGCATGTGCGCAGCGCAGCCGCAGGCCCGGCTGGGCGTGCCGCCGGGTGAGACGTCTGTGAATACTCCACCGGCTAGAGCCGGTGGCTTCAGGTTTCGGCTGAAAGCCGGATCGATCGGCCACCCGGCCGATTGCCCCGACATACAACTCCGCTGGCATTCCACGCTCCCCGTGCACCGCACTTGCCCATACGCCTGTATGAAGGTCCCGTCATTGCGGCGCAGGCCGCAATCCAGATCTCCTCATGGAGCAGTCTCTCTGGCTGCCGGCATACGCCGGCATGACGATTTGCCGCCTGAAGGCGGGGGGGTTACTGATCCCCTATTAGAGACGCTAAACGCAGCGGCTGCAGTGAGGGGCGACGTGCGCACAACCGTGTCCATGGCATGCGCAGCTGGCCGCGGCACACCCGGCGCCCGGAT
Proteins encoded:
- a CDS encoding alkylmercury lyase family protein, translated to MSVTTALAQLNSLLPLAAHQTALAPALQSLHRDILRGFAERGLPPTRAEIAARPDIGDVDAALARLAGDDLVVLDTAGGGVTGAYPFTTEARVHRVQVGGHTVHAMCALDALSVAPMFGVETRIDSRCHVSGQAIAIHMRGADVLTAQPPAPWLGIRWQATSGCAAQSLCLEMVFLRDGATAAAWRAEDPDHISIFDLPDAVAFGAAFFRPLLG
- a CDS encoding DUF2238 domain-containing protein, giving the protein MSLPWLSVYTLVLVWSAIRPADYYTWFLEVVPALIGVGILLLTRRRFPLTGLAYALILGHCVILMAGGHYTYAKVPLFDWISTVFELGRNNYDKLGHFAQGFVPALLAREILLRKDVVRGRAWLNFLVVCFCLAFSAFYELVEWWVALLSAEAAESFLGTQGYVWDTQSDMAWALTGALLSLLTLGRFHDRQLRVFARGAAYD
- a CDS encoding nucleotidyltransferase family protein; amino-acid sequence: MKAMILAAGRGERMRPLTDATPKALLRVGGQSLIEHHIRALARAGIVELVVNHAHLGAQILAALGDGSRYGVGITYSAETGGALETGGGIFKALPLLGPAPFVVVNADVWTDFDFARLPHGLTGLAHLVLVDNPPQHPAGDFALADGRIGQHGSAMLTFSGIGVYRPALFEDCTPGAFPLAPLLRRAMDAGLVTGEHYSGQWYDIGTPQRLETLNALVGRRQSTAHE
- a CDS encoding SprT family zinc-dependent metalloprotease, whose protein sequence is MPAPQRTRGGRAAQPTRLLLADDIEVELVRKDIRTLRLSVRPPHGRVRLAAPVLLAPAAIQAFLNERLAWIRRHRARLTLAHDVPASDYQTGEHHWFAGRPYRLGVAEANGPERVECDADALVLHMRAGSTRDERRAVLEDWYRGYLKAALPDLIDRHQARLGVQVQAFGVKRMRTRWGSCNPRARRIWLNLELARAAPACLEYVVVHELMHLLERLHNARFHALMDRFLPDWRTRRALLDRLPQRG
- the nhaA gene encoding Na+/H+ antiporter NhaA, which translates into the protein MLKALTEFLRLEAASGILLLLAAILAMVVVNSPASSLYDALLNTPVEIRVGAFEIAKPLLLWINDGLRAIFFFLICLEVKREILDGELSEPARVVLPMIAAVGGMAVPAAIYAAMNWGDAAAMKGWAIPAATDIAFALGVLAVLGSRVPRTLKLFLMTLAIVDDLGAIVIIALFYTDNLSVSSLLVAVAALAVLFLLNRRGVLALVPYLLVGLVLWAAVLKSGVHATLAGVLTALFIPNAREAGAQHTQLQQLEHDLHPTVVYGILPLFAFANAGISFEMLTLDALLHPVPLGITAGLFLGKQLGVFGLSWLAIRAGIARLPAGAGWLQLYGVAALCGIGFTMSLFISSLAFEQGGTGIAVDDRLGILAGSVISALVGYAILRYAPPAAPGQG
- a CDS encoding succinylglutamate desuccinylase/aspartoacylase family protein, producing MLNEIQALPAGLLEARVEGLQALLGAPTLLHLPGRHPEPLFVSVLLHGNESTGFYAVQSLLQKYAAGGLPRALSLFIGNVAAASQGLRRLDGQPDYNRVWPGTLTPEVPEAVMMQQVV
- a CDS encoding glutamate-cysteine ligase family protein; the protein is MGQEIEVIQFDAADFAAFDERLQAETALLAEWFRAGNFSARDRMGGFELEAWLVDAGGRPAPVNEVFLKRLGNPMVVPELARFNVELNDHPQHLWGAAFSRFEASLGATWQQCRRVAQELGAGLVMIGILPTVQESELCPENMSDLKRYRALNEQVLRLRGGEPLRLDINGREHLKAVHHSVMMEAATTSFQLHLKVRPQHAVRAYNASIIAAAPLVAVCANSPFLFGHALWEETRVPLFEQSVAVGGLAGASHGPLRRVTFGSGYARESLMECFSENAQHYPVMLPIHYRDGLEQMAHVRLHNGTIWRWNRPLIGFDYDGMPHLRIEHRVIPAGPTIVDMIANAAFFNGLMQTLLTAATPPEQRLPFALARDNFYAAAQRGLEAQVQWFDGARGSLQALVSGELLPMARAGLQRLEIDAAEIERYLGIIAARVASGRTGAAWQRASAERCGRDLQAMTQAYRAHQDSGNAVHEWPDV
- a CDS encoding DUF202 domain-containing protein, which translates into the protein MSSLNDPRVLFAAERTLLAWNRTSVSLMAFGFLVERFGLFLVILGHEDIRQFQRHFSFFVGVAFVLLAAVIALFSSWQHRKVLQTLRPAEIPAGYQLRVGMIVNLLVGVLGIVLGIYLVRGFV